One stretch of Cohnella algarum DNA includes these proteins:
- a CDS encoding ABC transporter ATP-binding protein translates to MLNPNARPPRGMPVAKERARHTTATLKRIWDYLSRSRYGLVAVVLLAIAGTGAGLAAPYLLGTAIDRFILERDREGLLRLCMILASIYVFNGVAGWLQAHLMAGISQRTVRSLRDDLFARLQKLPVRFFDRTPLGDLMSRATNDIENVSTTLNQSFIQIMTSMVTLVGSLILMLTLNVWLTLVSIVTIPLVTLATKAISARTRRHFADQQRSLGELNGFIQETLAGQKAIKVLRRERPSIERFGAMNRELRAAGTKAQTLSGLFGPVMNVFGHLNFILIAAIGGWMAFREWTTVGMIVSFLNYSKQFSGPINELANQYNMIQAGVAGAERVFEIADTATEHEDEAAVGGLDRVKGRVAFEGVSFGYRPDKQTLRDVTFTAEPGQLIALVGPTGAGKTTIINLLTRFYELDEGRITIDGKDIRAIDKNELRSRLGIVLQDAYTFSDTVRENIRYGRLDATDEEVVAAAKLANADGFIRRLPHGYDSPLAAEGGNLSQGQRQLLTIARAILADPAILILDEATSSVDTRTELHIQQAMAALMRGRTSFVIAHRLNTIKSADLILVIDGGRIIERGTHDELLGRQGFYARLYNSQFAQPAG, encoded by the coding sequence ATGCTTAACCCGAACGCGAGGCCTCCGCGCGGGATGCCGGTCGCCAAGGAGCGCGCCCGCCATACGACGGCGACGTTAAAAAGAATATGGGACTACCTGAGCCGGAGCCGCTACGGTCTCGTCGCCGTCGTTCTGCTCGCGATCGCCGGAACCGGGGCCGGGCTCGCCGCCCCCTACCTGCTCGGCACGGCGATCGACCGGTTTATTTTGGAACGCGACCGCGAGGGGCTGCTTCGATTGTGCATGATTTTGGCGTCCATTTATGTTTTCAACGGGGTGGCCGGCTGGCTGCAGGCCCATTTGATGGCGGGAATTTCCCAGCGGACGGTCCGCAGCCTGCGCGACGATCTGTTCGCCCGCCTGCAGAAGCTGCCGGTCCGTTTTTTCGATCGGACCCCGCTGGGCGACTTGATGAGCCGGGCGACCAACGATATCGAAAACGTTTCGACGACGCTCAACCAAAGTTTTATCCAAATCATGACCAGCATGGTCACGCTCGTAGGTTCGTTGATTCTGATGCTGACCTTGAACGTCTGGCTGACGCTCGTCAGCATCGTGACGATTCCGCTCGTCACGCTGGCGACCAAGGCGATATCGGCGCGGACGCGGCGGCACTTCGCGGATCAGCAAAGGAGCCTGGGCGAATTGAACGGGTTCATTCAGGAGACGCTGGCCGGGCAAAAGGCGATCAAGGTGCTGCGCCGCGAGCGCCCGTCGATCGAGCGGTTCGGCGCCATGAACCGCGAGCTGCGGGCGGCCGGAACGAAGGCGCAGACGCTGTCGGGCCTGTTCGGGCCGGTCATGAACGTGTTCGGCCACCTGAACTTCATCCTGATCGCGGCGATCGGCGGCTGGATGGCGTTCCGGGAGTGGACCACCGTCGGCATGATCGTCAGCTTCCTGAACTATTCCAAGCAGTTCAGCGGGCCGATCAACGAACTGGCCAACCAGTACAACATGATCCAGGCCGGGGTGGCGGGCGCCGAGCGGGTGTTCGAGATCGCGGACACGGCCACCGAGCACGAGGACGAAGCCGCCGTCGGCGGACTCGACCGGGTGAAGGGCCGCGTCGCGTTCGAAGGCGTCTCCTTCGGCTACCGTCCCGACAAGCAAACTTTGCGCGACGTCACGTTTACCGCCGAGCCCGGCCAACTGATCGCGCTCGTCGGCCCAACCGGCGCGGGCAAAACGACGATCATCAACCTTCTCACCCGATTCTACGAGCTGGATGAGGGCCGCATTACGATCGACGGCAAGGACATCCGCGCCATCGACAAAAACGAGCTGCGCAGCCGGCTCGGCATCGTGCTGCAGGACGCGTACACGTTCTCGGACACCGTTCGCGAGAACATCCGGTACGGCCGCCTGGACGCAACCGACGAAGAGGTCGTCGCCGCGGCGAAGCTGGCCAACGCCGACGGCTTCATCCGGCGGCTGCCGCACGGCTACGACAGCCCGCTCGCCGCCGAAGGCGGCAATCTGAGCCAGGGCCAGCGGCAGCTGCTCACGATCGCCCGGGCGATTTTAGCCGACCCGGCCATTCTCATTCTCGACGAGGCGACGAGCAGCGTCGACACGCGGACGGAGCTGCACATCCAACAGGCGATGGCCGCGCTCATGCGCGGGCGCACGAGCTTCGTCATCGCGCACCGGCTCAACACGATCAAAAGCGCCGACCTCATCCTCGTCATCGACGGCGGCCGCATCATCGAGCGCGGCACCCATGACGAGCTGCTGGGACGGCAGGGCTTCTACGCGCGGCTGTACAACAGCCAGTTCGCGCAGCCTGCCGGTTAA
- a CDS encoding HXXEE domain-containing protein, protein MVHVESAITIGSLMWLFLAAFMIHDLEEIIFVESWWKKHGARIKGIAPGWAGGLVNGMAGVKSSQFAAAVLTEFVVFVPVTYLAVERQSFVLFVGANALMLFHVLTHVGQSLFARSLTPGVVTSVLILLPYGIYLFYRLIEDEILTLREILTYAPAGLFVIPLVLIGHKIGKLVIKEE, encoded by the coding sequence TTGGTTCACGTCGAATCCGCGATCACGATCGGTTCCTTGATGTGGCTGTTTCTGGCCGCGTTTATGATTCACGATTTGGAAGAAATCATTTTCGTCGAGTCCTGGTGGAAAAAGCACGGCGCCAGAATAAAAGGAATCGCGCCCGGCTGGGCCGGCGGCTTGGTAAACGGTATGGCCGGCGTGAAATCGTCGCAGTTCGCGGCGGCCGTATTGACCGAATTCGTCGTTTTCGTTCCCGTCACCTACTTAGCGGTCGAGCGGCAAAGCTTTGTTTTGTTCGTCGGCGCGAACGCGCTCATGCTTTTTCACGTATTGACGCATGTGGGGCAGTCTTTGTTCGCCAGGTCGCTTACGCCCGGAGTCGTGACGAGCGTGCTGATCCTTCTTCCTTACGGGATTTACCTGTTTTATCGGTTGATCGAGGATGAGATTTTGACGCTCCGGGAGATTTTGACGTATGCGCCTGCCGGGCTTTTTGTCATCCCGCTTGTGCTGATCGGGCACAAAATCGGAAAGCTGGTCATCAAAGAAGAATAG
- a CDS encoding IS4 family transposase, with product MGNIHQKTVMRKCLKELKLHMGKLPLADRYAKKLTITAAILLCIEGEIQQRKTLEDIQLHLTTDPYLQKLAGVSSVHASTLNRKLAKLPLDYLQCIFERLASRLQQLMPGAKGVGHLGKLAPIDSSSFLLPFVFGDWAFYQDRTKGVKMHTRLLCLDEENPFPDRIVLSTVGVSDQMAVDELVTRKDLTYILDRGYVNYTRFCAWAKDGITFVARLKTTNTFTVLQEHPVKADTPILRDATVTIYDKKTKTHRPFRLVEFQDEKGRTYRLLTNRFDLSAADVGEVYRCRWQIELFFKWIKQHLTTITFHNHDPNAVWAQLYLGVISYLLCELVHRQTPNKLTLFNFVRYLRHYSQYPWKRFVAILNKPTERTSRGRQKRKQAKTVPRIQPGRGKNEREVVKILVP from the coding sequence ATGGGCAATATACACCAAAAAACGGTTATGCGCAAGTGTTTAAAAGAACTTAAGCTCCATATGGGAAAACTTCCTTTGGCGGATCGCTATGCGAAGAAATTGACGATCACCGCGGCCATCCTGTTATGTATCGAGGGGGAAATTCAGCAGCGAAAGACCTTGGAAGATATTCAGCTCCATTTGACTACAGATCCTTATCTTCAAAAACTGGCTGGCGTGTCTTCCGTTCATGCCTCGACGCTGAATCGAAAGCTGGCGAAACTGCCCTTGGATTACTTGCAGTGCATCTTCGAACGGTTAGCCTCCCGACTGCAACAACTGATGCCAGGCGCCAAGGGAGTTGGTCATTTGGGTAAACTGGCCCCTATCGATTCAAGCAGTTTCCTTCTTCCGTTTGTGTTTGGCGATTGGGCCTTTTATCAGGATCGAACCAAGGGGGTGAAGATGCACACTCGGCTGCTATGCTTGGACGAAGAAAATCCCTTTCCGGACCGGATCGTCTTGTCCACGGTTGGGGTCTCTGATCAGATGGCGGTTGATGAGCTCGTGACACGCAAGGATCTGACCTACATTTTGGACCGGGGCTACGTGAATTACACGCGCTTTTGTGCATGGGCGAAAGACGGCATTACCTTTGTGGCCCGACTTAAAACGACCAACACGTTCACGGTATTGCAGGAGCACCCTGTGAAGGCCGACACGCCGATCCTGCGGGATGCAACCGTCACGATCTACGACAAGAAGACGAAAACCCATCGGCCGTTTCGCTTGGTGGAGTTCCAGGACGAGAAGGGTCGGACCTACAGGCTGCTGACCAACCGCTTCGATCTTAGCGCCGCGGACGTAGGGGAAGTCTATCGCTGCAGATGGCAAATTGAGTTGTTTTTTAAGTGGATCAAGCAACACCTGACGACGATCACCTTTCACAACCATGATCCGAATGCCGTATGGGCTCAGTTGTATCTGGGCGTCATTAGCTATCTGTTGTGCGAGCTCGTGCATCGGCAAACGCCGAACAAGTTGACCCTGTTTAACTTTGTTCGTTATTTGCGTCATTACAGCCAATACCCGTGGAAGCGGTTCGTCGCCATCTTGAATAAACCTACGGAACGAACCAGTCGGGGAAGGCAAAAGCGAAAACAAGCCAAGACCGTCCCTCGGATTCAACCTGGCAGAGGCAAAAATGAACGTGAGGTTGTGAAGATTCTAGTCCCGTAA
- a CDS encoding glycosyltransferase family 4 protein, with amino-acid sequence MKIFYLYQFCILGGVTTQLANRLKFLRDRCEVHFGFVGDYGGRVAFEGYDKVRILPTVEEIRAYIEAHDFDFLITIDTYELYDALKSTNDSGTVIHEVHTTYEHALRQLAEAKDDLPFDYVLTPSAYMKERLEEMGISGAIAVDNCLDMNLFRFDPAAGVPELAAPERGQDASGRQREPGQGHGTDASGRDCEPRQGRGTDASGRERESRQLPDSGAPSGAGFGEPAAAGAARSGQDKIVLWVGKLDAHKNWTSFLEVAARLNERRSDLKFWLVGGYTAPEEVKRLLREKTEQMGLANLEWIPKIDYDAMYRFYSAVSSGGGVYVSTSTNESFGMTVLEAMACRCPAVVPRVGALPELLTGELAVSLYELNDEEACADRICALLDDGRLRSRLADEGERKARKTYGIEAVGAQYLALLERLGSGGPSEVKD; translated from the coding sequence ATGAAAATCTTTTATTTGTATCAATTTTGCATTCTCGGCGGCGTGACGACGCAGCTCGCGAACCGGCTGAAATTTTTGCGGGACCGGTGCGAGGTTCATTTCGGCTTCGTCGGGGATTACGGCGGCCGGGTTGCGTTCGAAGGCTACGACAAGGTGCGGATTCTTCCGACCGTCGAAGAGATTCGGGCGTACATCGAGGCGCACGATTTCGATTTTCTCATCACGATCGATACGTACGAGCTGTACGACGCGCTTAAGTCGACAAACGATTCGGGGACGGTCATTCACGAGGTGCACACGACGTACGAGCACGCGCTGCGGCAGCTCGCCGAGGCGAAGGACGATTTGCCTTTCGACTACGTGTTGACGCCTTCCGCATATATGAAGGAGCGTCTCGAAGAGATGGGCATTTCGGGGGCCATTGCGGTCGACAACTGCCTGGATATGAATTTGTTCCGGTTCGATCCGGCGGCAGGGGTGCCGGAATTGGCGGCTCCGGAGCGGGGGCAGGATGCGTCCGGCCGGCAGCGCGAGCCGGGGCAAGGGCACGGAACGGATGCGTCCGGTCGGGATTGCGAGCCGAGGCAGGGGCGCGGAACGGATGCGTCCGGTCGGGAGCGCGAGTCGAGGCAACTGCCGGATTCGGGGGCGCCGTCAGGGGCCGGTTTTGGCGAACCGGCGGCCGCAGGCGCAGCGCGGTCCGGGCAGGATAAAATCGTGCTGTGGGTCGGGAAGCTGGATGCGCACAAAAACTGGACGTCGTTTCTGGAAGTGGCGGCCCGGCTGAATGAGCGGCGGAGCGATTTGAAGTTTTGGCTTGTCGGCGGGTACACCGCTCCCGAGGAGGTCAAGCGGCTGCTGCGGGAAAAAACGGAGCAAATGGGGCTGGCCAATCTGGAGTGGATCCCCAAAATCGATTACGACGCGATGTACCGTTTTTACAGCGCCGTTTCTTCCGGCGGCGGCGTCTACGTCAGCACGTCGACGAACGAGTCGTTCGGCATGACCGTGCTGGAGGCGATGGCCTGCCGCTGCCCGGCCGTCGTGCCGCGCGTCGGCGCCCTGCCGGAGCTGCTGACCGGCGAGCTGGCGGTCTCGTTGTACGAGCTGAACGACGAAGAGGCGTGCGCGGATCGCATTTGCGCGCTTCTGGACGACGGGCGGCTGCGGAGCCGGCTGGCGGACGAGGGCGAGCGCAAAGCGAGGAAGACATACGGCATCGAGGCGGTCGGGGCGCAGTATTTGGCGCTGCTGGAGCGGCTGGGGAGCGGGGGGCCGAGTGAGGTTAAGGACTGA